A genome region from Methanobacterium bryantii includes the following:
- a CDS encoding bifunctional 5,6,7,8-tetrahydromethanopterin hydro-lyase/3-hexulose-6-phosphate synthase, translated as MYHIGEALIGSGNEVAHVDLVIGDKNGPAGTAFVNNLTQLSIGHTPLLSVIRPNLLTKPATLIIPKVTVKDLCDAEKIFGPAQTAVSRAVADAVQEGLIPEDKAEDLVILASVFIHPEASDYRKIYQYNYGATKLAIRRAMEGYPSVGKVLAEKDRGAHPIMGFKVVKLWNPPYLQVALDLDNFDDVERIINSLPNRERILLEAGTPLIKKFGVGVISKIRELRKDAFIIADLKTLDVGRVEVKIAADETADAVAISGLGTVESIEKAIHEAMKQGIYSILDMMNVENFVEKLQSLRFKPDIVLLHRNVDLETAAKERGEAEAEVTEWGNINQIKEILGKNGLVAVAGGITPDKVDKALTSGASIIIVGRYIIGSRDVRRAAEDFLAHMPQDPDTMRLALDEDEAI; from the coding sequence ATGTATCATATAGGAGAAGCTTTAATAGGAAGCGGAAATGAAGTAGCTCACGTTGATCTAGTAATTGGGGACAAAAACGGCCCTGCTGGTACAGCATTTGTAAATAATTTAACACAACTATCAATAGGACACACACCCTTACTTTCAGTTATAAGGCCTAACTTACTTACAAAGCCTGCCACATTAATTATACCTAAAGTAACTGTGAAAGATTTGTGCGATGCAGAAAAAATATTCGGCCCTGCTCAAACTGCAGTAAGTAGAGCAGTAGCAGACGCAGTTCAAGAAGGATTAATCCCTGAAGACAAAGCAGAAGATTTAGTAATACTCGCTTCAGTTTTCATACACCCTGAAGCAAGCGATTATCGTAAAATTTATCAGTACAACTACGGGGCAACAAAATTGGCAATAAGAAGAGCAATGGAAGGATACCCTTCAGTTGGAAAAGTTTTAGCTGAAAAAGACCGTGGTGCACACCCTATAATGGGCTTTAAAGTAGTAAAACTATGGAACCCACCATACTTACAGGTTGCACTCGACTTAGACAACTTTGATGATGTTGAAAGGATAATAAACAGCCTTCCAAACCGTGAAAGAATACTGCTTGAAGCTGGAACACCGCTAATTAAAAAATTCGGTGTTGGAGTTATAAGCAAAATCAGAGAACTGCGAAAAGACGCATTTATAATTGCAGACCTTAAAACCCTCGATGTCGGAAGAGTAGAAGTTAAAATAGCTGCAGATGAAACTGCTGACGCTGTTGCAATTTCTGGACTCGGAACCGTCGAATCCATCGAAAAAGCAATCCATGAAGCAATGAAACAGGGAATATATTCCATACTGGACATGATGAACGTGGAAAACTTCGTTGAAAAACTCCAGTCATTAAGATTTAAACCTGACATTGTCCTGTTACACAGAAATGTTGACCTCGAAACCGCTGCAAAAGAACGTGGAGAAGCTGAAGCAGAAGTAACAGAATGGGGTAACATCAACCAGATCAAAGAAATCCTTGGTAAAAACGGACTTGTCGCTGTTGCAGGTGGAATAACACCTGACAAAGTAGATAAGGCACTTACAAGCGGTGCAAGCATCATCATTGTCGGAAGGTACATCATAGGTTCAAGAGATGTAAGACGTGCAGCTGAAGACTTCTTAGCCCACATGCCTCAAGACCCTGACACCATGAGACTTGCTCTTGATGAAGACGAAGCAATTTAA
- the hisB gene encoding imidazoleglycerol-phosphate dehydratase HisB, protein MTDRYMKMSRKTSETDIEISLDIDGNGKSDVSTGIDFFNHMLDSFARHGFFDLGVKAKGDVKVDDHHTVEDVGILLGETFAGAIGNKKGIKRMSHAIIPMDDALATVAVDISGRSYSVLNFEFKNAKVGDLSTENVEHFFESFASSARININARVEGENDHHKIESLFKAFARALKDALRIEHDIIPSTKGVL, encoded by the coding sequence ATGACAGATCGATACATGAAAATGAGCAGAAAAACATCTGAAACAGACATTGAAATTTCGTTAGATATCGATGGAAATGGAAAATCAGATGTAAGCACAGGAATTGACTTTTTTAATCATATGCTGGACTCTTTTGCAAGACACGGATTTTTCGACCTTGGTGTTAAAGCTAAAGGTGATGTAAAAGTAGATGATCACCATACAGTTGAAGATGTAGGAATACTACTTGGAGAAACATTTGCAGGTGCAATAGGAAATAAAAAAGGGATAAAAAGGATGTCACATGCAATAATCCCTATGGACGACGCACTGGCAACTGTAGCCGTGGATATAAGCGGAAGAAGTTACAGTGTCTTAAACTTCGAATTTAAAAATGCAAAAGTTGGAGACCTGAGCACAGAGAATGTTGAACACTTCTTTGAATCCTTTGCAAGTTCTGCAAGGATTAATATCAATGCACGGGTGGAAGGTGAAAACGACCACCATAAAATAGAATCACTCTTTAAGGCATTTGCAAGGGCTTTAAAAGATGCATTACGGATTGAACACGATATAATCCCAAGTACAAAGGGTGTTCTCTAA
- a CDS encoding carbonic anhydrase: protein MTFATCLNCIDGRVQLPAINWITEKYNVKYVDMVTKAGMDGFLAAENSDIHEIIKNVKVSISGHGSRNIFVVGHYDCAGNPVDDITHKKQINTAVNRIKNLFPDLNVIGLWINENFTVEENNSNKN from the coding sequence ATGACCTTTGCCACCTGCTTGAACTGTATAGATGGACGGGTACAATTACCTGCCATTAACTGGATTACAGAAAAATACAATGTAAAATATGTAGATATGGTAACTAAAGCTGGAATGGACGGATTTTTAGCCGCTGAAAATTCAGATATCCATGAAATCATAAAAAATGTGAAAGTTTCGATTTCAGGGCATGGATCTAGAAATATTTTTGTAGTTGGCCATTATGACTGTGCTGGAAATCCAGTTGACGATATAACTCATAAAAAGCAGATTAATACTGCAGTAAACCGGATTAAAAATCTATTTCCGGATTTAAACGTGATAGGCCTATGGATTAACGAAAATTTTACAGTTGAAGAAAATAATTCAAACAAAAATTGA
- a CDS encoding 4Fe-4S dicluster domain-containing protein → MPVCTGLRKSSLQIILTVNYNVINMRIEVDKEKCIGCGKCREACPKGPKIWSIGKDKKAKASHLEYCHVCINCASRCPVDAIRVIRDGKEDEEAFKKSE, encoded by the coding sequence ATGCCTGTCTGTACTGGACTTCGAAAATCAAGCCTGCAAATTATATTAACTGTAAATTACAATGTAATTAACATGAGGATCGAAGTAGATAAAGAAAAATGCATAGGCTGTGGAAAGTGCAGAGAAGCGTGCCCTAAAGGACCTAAAATATGGAGCATAGGCAAAGATAAAAAGGCAAAAGCTTCGCATTTAGAATACTGTCATGTATGCATTAACTGTGCCTCAAGGTGCCCTGTAGATGCAATACGTGTAATTAGAGATGGTAAAGAAGATGAAGAAGCATTTAAAAAAAGTGAATAA
- a CDS encoding flippase, translating to MEEADVSPRENPSESPNGSSKILRGSFLMMVSYLFFRVGGYLYRFILSRMLGPEGYGLVGLTTPFQGIFQVLSAGGFPPAISKFVAQHNAVDEKDMARQVILTSLKFMMVAGTLFGILIFFSADWIANFYFQKPAMVYPLQAVALITPFSVIVGALRGAFQGVYKMELVVASRAVEQVFMIGMAVTFVSIGFYAAGAVLGTAFGFIASAIVSIILLKKYVWVLFPKPVNKISFKDELVLLKTLLVFSIPVAITALSEMAIYDVGPLVIGRYLPAQDAGYYTTADPIARLPLIISLSVAAVILPAASEAASLKDKVLLENYITQSYRYVVLLVLPLCVGIAIFAQPLLSLLFGSNYIFGAPALSILVVGMTFYTLFMVSSSIIQGMGHPRLPMIILIIGTVLNIILNFLMVPMYGIIGAAVATTIVAFSIMVVILWKTCHITEVKLPYLDFAKIGFASAIMGLSIYFIPKMDLELFGTVIDLGLLAAIIIAPIIYTIIFALIGGFTKRDIRVVRRYSKKFGPLSGAVEKVVKFIDRFVK from the coding sequence ATGGAAGAAGCAGATGTAAGTCCACGTGAAAACCCAAGTGAAAGCCCAAATGGAAGTTCAAAGATACTCAGAGGAAGCTTTTTAATGATGGTCAGCTACCTGTTCTTTAGAGTGGGCGGTTATCTTTATAGATTTATATTGAGCAGAATGCTTGGGCCTGAGGGATATGGATTAGTGGGCCTTACAACACCGTTTCAAGGCATATTCCAGGTACTATCTGCAGGAGGTTTTCCTCCAGCAATTTCTAAATTTGTGGCACAACATAATGCTGTCGATGAAAAGGACATGGCAAGACAGGTTATTTTAACTTCCCTCAAATTTATGATGGTGGCAGGGACTCTTTTTGGTATTCTAATATTCTTTTCTGCAGACTGGATAGCAAATTTCTATTTCCAGAAACCAGCCATGGTTTATCCACTTCAAGCCGTTGCACTTATAACTCCATTCAGCGTTATAGTTGGAGCTTTAAGGGGTGCATTCCAGGGTGTTTATAAGATGGAGCTTGTTGTAGCCAGTCGTGCGGTAGAACAGGTATTTATGATAGGTATGGCTGTTACATTTGTTTCCATTGGTTTTTATGCAGCAGGAGCAGTTCTTGGAACCGCTTTTGGGTTCATAGCTTCTGCTATAGTTTCCATTATACTCCTTAAGAAATATGTATGGGTACTCTTCCCAAAACCAGTCAATAAAATTAGTTTTAAAGACGAATTAGTGCTTTTGAAAACACTTTTAGTCTTTTCAATACCTGTAGCTATAACTGCGCTTTCAGAAATGGCCATATATGATGTAGGGCCTCTTGTTATAGGTAGATATTTACCTGCACAGGATGCAGGGTATTATACAACTGCAGATCCTATTGCAAGGCTTCCCCTCATTATTTCTCTTTCAGTAGCAGCTGTGATACTCCCTGCAGCTTCTGAAGCTGCCAGTTTAAAGGACAAAGTGCTTCTTGAAAATTATATAACTCAATCATATCGTTATGTGGTACTGTTAGTGCTTCCGCTTTGTGTTGGAATTGCAATATTCGCACAACCTCTTCTCAGCCTGCTATTTGGATCCAATTATATTTTTGGAGCCCCTGCACTAAGCATACTGGTTGTTGGAATGACATTCTACACCCTTTTCATGGTATCATCAAGTATAATACAGGGAATGGGACACCCAAGGCTTCCTATGATTATCCTAATTATAGGAACCGTGCTGAATATCATATTGAATTTCCTTATGGTTCCAATGTATGGAATTATAGGAGCAGCTGTTGCAACCACCATAGTTGCATTTTCAATAATGGTTGTAATACTATGGAAAACTTGTCATATAACAGAAGTGAAACTACCATATCTTGATTTTGCTAAAATTGGATTTGCATCTGCTATTATGGGCCTATCAATATATTTCATACCTAAAATGGATTTAGAACTTTTTGGAACAGTTATAGATTTAGGACTTCTTGCAGCGATTATAATTGCACCGATTATATATACAATCATATTTGCATTAATAGGCGGATTTACAAAAAGGGATATACGAGTAGTTAGAAGATACAGCAAGAAATTCGGCCCACTCTCTGGTGCAGTTGAAAAGGTAGTTAAATTTATAGATAGGTTTGTAAAATAA
- a CDS encoding flavodoxin family protein, which translates to MIVGICGSPRKQATDYVLNEALNMLEDKGFETNFFSVRGKDISPCRHCNYCLKKKECIIKDDMYEVYDLIREADGLVFASPCYNGGISAQLKMVMDRTRAMGAADINFLRGKVGMAISVGGDRHGGQELVIQQIFTFYILNGAVPVSGGAFGANLGATFWSQDSLEGVKNDAEGFRVLKKTVRNFSNFLENVEMDF; encoded by the coding sequence ATGATAGTAGGTATATGCGGAAGTCCAAGAAAACAAGCTACAGACTATGTTTTAAATGAAGCTTTAAACATGCTTGAAGATAAAGGATTTGAGACAAATTTTTTCAGCGTTAGGGGCAAAGATATCAGCCCTTGCAGGCACTGCAACTACTGTTTAAAGAAAAAGGAATGTATAATTAAAGATGATATGTATGAAGTCTATGATTTAATCCGTGAGGCAGATGGACTTGTATTTGCTTCTCCATGTTATAATGGAGGGATCAGTGCTCAGTTAAAAATGGTTATGGACAGGACCAGAGCTATGGGCGCTGCAGACATTAACTTTTTGAGGGGAAAAGTTGGTATGGCCATTTCAGTCGGGGGCGATAGACACGGCGGCCAGGAACTTGTAATCCAGCAAATATTCACTTTTTATATACTTAACGGGGCCGTTCCAGTAAGCGGCGGCGCATTTGGGGCCAATTTAGGGGCGACATTCTGGTCGCAGGACTCCCTTGAAGGTGTTAAAAATGATGCTGAAGGATTTAGGGTCCTTAAAAAGACTGTCAGGAATTTTTCAAACTTTTTAGAAAATGTTGAAATGGACTTTTAA
- a CDS encoding Ig-like domain-containing protein, with translation MITLVFLFSIVFTVLSTVNTVSADQSIIYVSDLTGNDSWNGESSIWDDLTMSGPKKSIKNATGTIISGGTVNIANGHYSGENNTNVVIDKNMTIAGESRGNTIINGTGSAQIFTIQRGINVIIKNLTFVNGTATQNLTLADKNITAGGAICNFGNLTIVNSTFRSNTATSEDISKNHAVAGGAVYNAGDLTVTVSDFINNTATGNLIGNNGTAGGSIFNIGSLTVDTSNFTGNSATAGGAIYNLGVLTVLNSIFTGNTAAGNNVTSGGAIYNEYNSTLNLNGGILNIYGSTFTGNQASGNGTSGGGAIGNEKNLTIKNSTFTGNKVISTGNTAMGGAIFNIGNLTVTNCKFGLNALTGNTANGKNNASAAGAILNSGNLTINGSEFNYNAAYFGGAVYNGGNLTVAGSNFTGNTAMGGAIFNTGNSTITSSNFTGNAANSAKGHSIGGAISNSGVLTVNNSKFNGNTATNGGAICNDGNATVINSTFTGNKVSSSDITVENYGGAIYNEGKLSVSVSNFTGNHAVSTNAMNLAYGGGAIFNFKEATVKTSKFSGNTADFGGALSNIGKLSVSSSTFTGNHAVSTISSYAFDGGAISNNGNLTVTYSTFTGNVGDVGGAISNWGNSTTTVIGSTFTGNNATSNGGAVYNEGKLTVNFCRIIGNRVKVSKYVSSTGYILEDIENYHGSANVRYNWWGSNAGPSKGRVVGATVSPWMVLTLRASPTTIKARGTSTIYADFFYDSNGGYHSYSSGHVPDGIPVSFTTKFGTINSKSSTVNGAAKSTLKAGSTGGIVNVAAKTDSQTVQIPLKVISAYPKNYATGVSRTSTIYIKFSQNIKTSTYWSKIYVKNLKTGKKVAISKWISGNTLYIKTNSRRYAYYWYQVYIPAAAVKDYANRNLATRYTFKFKTGRY, from the coding sequence ATGATAACTTTAGTTTTTTTATTTAGTATTGTTTTTACTGTATTATCTACTGTTAACACGGTTTCTGCTGATCAGTCAATTATTTATGTAAGTGATTTGACTGGTAATGATAGCTGGAACGGTGAATCATCAATATGGGATGATTTAACTATGTCTGGCCCTAAAAAGTCAATTAAAAATGCAACAGGAACCATAATTAGTGGTGGAACAGTAAATATTGCAAATGGGCATTACTCAGGAGAAAATAATACTAATGTCGTTATTGACAAGAATATGACTATTGCCGGGGAAAGCAGAGGGAACACAATTATAAACGGTACAGGTTCTGCGCAGATATTCACCATTCAAAGGGGTATAAATGTAATTATCAAAAATTTAACCTTTGTAAATGGAACTGCGACCCAGAATTTAACACTTGCAGACAAGAATATAACTGCAGGCGGTGCCATTTGCAATTTTGGGAATTTAACTATTGTTAACAGTACTTTTAGAAGTAACACCGCAACAAGTGAAGATATATCCAAGAATCACGCTGTTGCCGGCGGAGCTGTATATAATGCTGGAGATTTGACGGTTACCGTCAGTGATTTTATAAATAACACTGCAACAGGTAATTTAATCGGTAACAATGGGACTGCAGGTGGTTCTATTTTTAACATTGGAAGTTTAACCGTGGATACCAGCAACTTCACAGGTAACAGTGCAACTGCAGGTGGTGCAATTTATAATCTGGGAGTCTTAACAGTCCTTAACAGTATTTTCACAGGTAACACTGCAGCAGGGAACAATGTAACATCAGGCGGTGCTATATACAATGAATACAACAGTACTTTGAACCTTAATGGGGGTATTTTGAATATATATGGCAGTACTTTTACAGGTAACCAGGCATCAGGCAACGGCACATCTGGTGGCGGTGCAATAGGTAATGAAAAAAATTTAACCATTAAAAATAGTACTTTTACAGGTAACAAAGTTATTAGCACAGGTAACACTGCAATGGGCGGCGCTATATTCAATATAGGTAATTTAACTGTAACAAACTGTAAGTTTGGATTAAATGCTTTAACAGGAAACACAGCAAATGGTAAAAATAACGCTTCAGCTGCAGGTGCTATTTTAAATAGTGGAAATTTAACCATTAATGGAAGTGAATTTAATTATAATGCTGCATATTTTGGCGGTGCTGTCTACAATGGGGGTAATTTAACTGTCGCAGGCAGTAATTTCACAGGTAACACTGCAATGGGCGGTGCTATATTCAATACAGGCAATTCAACCATAACTAGCAGTAATTTTACTGGTAACGCTGCAAATAGTGCAAAAGGACATTCAATTGGAGGGGCTATTTCAAATTCAGGTGTTTTAACTGTAAATAACAGTAAATTCAACGGCAACACTGCAACTAACGGCGGTGCTATTTGTAATGATGGTAATGCAACTGTAATTAACAGTACTTTCACTGGTAACAAAGTAAGCAGCTCAGATATCACTGTGGAAAATTATGGCGGCGCCATCTATAATGAAGGTAAATTGAGCGTCAGCGTCAGCAATTTCACAGGAAACCATGCAGTCAGTACAAATGCCATGAATCTGGCATACGGCGGAGGTGCAATTTTCAATTTCAAAGAAGCAACAGTTAAAACCAGTAAATTCAGCGGGAACACTGCAGATTTTGGCGGTGCCCTTTCTAACATAGGTAAATTGAGTGTCAGCAGCAGCACTTTTACAGGAAACCATGCAGTCAGCACAATTTCAAGTTATGCGTTCGACGGCGGTGCAATCTCTAATAATGGTAATTTAACCGTTACTTACAGTACTTTTACCGGTAATGTTGGAGATGTAGGAGGTGCTATTAGTAATTGGGGCAATTCAACTACCACAGTAATAGGCAGTACTTTTACAGGCAATAATGCTACTTCTAATGGCGGTGCTGTTTACAATGAGGGTAAATTGACTGTAAATTTCTGTAGAATTATTGGAAATAGGGTTAAAGTATCTAAATATGTATCCAGTACAGGATACATTCTTGAAGATATAGAAAACTACCACGGTTCGGCTAATGTTAGATACAACTGGTGGGGTTCCAATGCAGGCCCGTCAAAAGGCAGAGTTGTTGGTGCAACTGTTAGTCCATGGATGGTCTTAACTTTAAGAGCAAGCCCTACTACTATTAAAGCCAGAGGGACATCAACTATATATGCGGACTTCTTCTATGATTCAAACGGTGGTTATCACAGCTATTCAAGCGGCCATGTTCCAGATGGAATACCAGTAAGTTTTACTACTAAATTTGGGACTATAAACAGTAAATCATCTACAGTTAATGGAGCTGCAAAATCTACTTTAAAAGCAGGATCAACAGGGGGCATTGTCAACGTTGCAGCTAAAACTGACAGTCAAACTGTACAGATCCCGCTAAAAGTGATTTCAGCATATCCTAAAAATTATGCTACTGGCGTTTCCAGAACTAGCACTATTTACATTAAATTCAGCCAGAACATTAAAACAAGCACATACTGGTCTAAGATATACGTTAAAAACCTTAAAACAGGAAAAAAGGTTGCAATCAGCAAATGGATTTCAGGAAATACACTTTACATCAAGACTAACTCAAGGAGATATGCATACTACTGGTATCAGGTTTATATTCCTGCAGCAGCGGTAAAAGACTATGCAAATCGTAACTTAGCCACAAGATATACTTTTAAATTTAAAACAGGGAGATATTAA
- a CDS encoding TOBE domain-containing protein encodes MDIEEKPEYKLEMEISIGGKQVSLNYKKFLLLKHIDEYGSIMKASKKTGIPYRTALKNIEIMEEKLGSSIVSTQRGGKGGGGASSVTDIGKQILWEYTKLTSILKKHSEVNEVEGKITGIYEKNKVMHVDIEGKTIVIPLDHDFNKGDKVLVLISPDDIFVTLKPYESSVRNVFEGNIIGMELNNEMIRLTVQLNNAKLYVDVTDYSREKLGLTLGMDIYIGFKAASATIVKM; translated from the coding sequence ATGGACATAGAAGAAAAACCAGAATATAAACTGGAAATGGAAATTTCAATCGGCGGAAAACAGGTATCATTAAACTACAAAAAATTCCTTCTCCTTAAACACATCGATGAATACGGATCCATAATGAAAGCATCCAAAAAAACAGGAATTCCCTACAGAACAGCCCTTAAAAACATTGAAATAATGGAAGAGAAACTTGGATCTTCAATCGTTTCCACCCAAAGAGGGGGAAAAGGAGGCGGAGGTGCAAGCAGCGTTACCGATATAGGTAAACAAATACTCTGGGAATATACCAAGCTAACAAGTATCCTTAAAAAGCATTCTGAAGTAAATGAAGTAGAAGGTAAAATTACAGGAATTTACGAAAAGAATAAGGTTATGCATGTGGATATAGAAGGAAAAACCATAGTAATTCCATTAGACCATGATTTTAATAAGGGAGATAAAGTACTTGTTTTAATAAGTCCAGATGATATTTTTGTAACGTTAAAACCCTATGAATCAAGTGTTAGAAATGTGTTTGAGGGTAACATAATTGGGATGGAACTTAACAATGAGATGATAAGGCTCACTGTCCAGCTGAACAATGCAAAGCTTTATGTAGACGTTACAGATTATTCCAGAGAAAAACTTGGTTTAACACTTGGCATGGACATATATATAGGTTTTAAAGCTGCTTCAGCCACCATAGTTAAAATGTAG
- a CDS encoding Ig-like domain-containing protein produces the protein MGCANKTLCIVFLFSIAFIILSAVNAVSADSSIIYVDSGGNDNWNGEASVWNGTDGPKKSIKNATGTVIEGGTVKIADGSYTGEGNTNIYIEKNMTIRGQSKENTVINGAGEHDGIFQIQDGITVIIMNLTMTKGTSEMEGGGAVSNDGTLTIINCIFTDNKGGDGGAIFNYGNLTVNNCTFTGNEGFGGAIYNGNKLNVINSTFTGNIATERMGGAIYNSGTLIVTGSIFTNNTADYGGAISNEGTVTVTNSTFKYNVVNSTYDDVVSYGGAIYNKYGNFNVNGCTFTGNKASGTNTGPRYRGGAISNGGTLNVKNSTFTNNAADYGGAIANWGKSSVSDSIFIGNNASTVDEKLAYYGGAIYNKGTLTVTGSNFTGNLGDYGGAISNLYGSNTTVSGSTFKNNGGNLYGDAVYNRGKLIMHFCSFIGNHIEGCPPEDIYNDDGSADVRYNWWGSNTSPSERVYYDATFSPWLVLTVTASPGSVKAGGVSTITADLCHDSKGTYHDPAGGYVPDGIKMNLSATLGTLGGKSLSTINGTAKTTFKGGSTGGIAKILVKADSQTAYKYVTVDIAPPKIASTSPKNKAAGVSRTGTIKIKFSENIKTGVDWSKIYVKNKYGKKVAISKSISGNYLYIKTTSKRYSYSYYAVYIPVSAVKDYVGNNLTKYYTFKFKTGKY, from the coding sequence ATGGGATGTGCAAATAAAACGTTATGTATAGTTTTTTTGTTTAGCATTGCTTTTATTATATTATCTGCTGTTAATGCGGTTTCGGCTGACTCCTCAATTATTTATGTAGATTCTGGGGGAAACGATAACTGGAACGGTGAAGCATCTGTATGGAATGGAACAGATGGCCCTAAAAAATCCATCAAAAATGCAACAGGAACTGTAATTGAAGGTGGAACAGTAAAAATTGCAGACGGAAGCTACACAGGGGAAGGCAATACCAATATCTACATTGAAAAGAATATGACCATAAGAGGCCAAAGCAAAGAAAATACCGTAATAAATGGGGCTGGTGAACATGATGGGATATTCCAGATCCAGGATGGAATTACTGTCATAATCATGAATTTAACAATGACAAAAGGCACCTCTGAAATGGAAGGTGGTGGCGCTGTCTCTAACGATGGCACTTTAACCATTATTAACTGTATTTTTACAGACAACAAGGGAGGCGACGGCGGTGCTATTTTCAACTATGGAAATTTAACAGTTAATAACTGTACTTTTACAGGTAACGAGGGCTTTGGTGGTGCTATTTACAACGGAAATAAATTGAATGTAATAAACAGCACTTTCACAGGTAATATTGCAACTGAACGCATGGGTGGTGCCATTTATAATTCAGGTACTTTAATTGTAACAGGCAGTATATTTACAAATAATACTGCAGATTATGGCGGTGCCATTTCCAATGAGGGTACAGTAACTGTAACAAACAGTACTTTCAAATATAATGTTGTAAACAGCACATATGATGATGTAGTGAGTTATGGCGGTGCTATTTATAATAAATATGGTAATTTCAACGTAAATGGTTGTACTTTCACGGGTAATAAAGCAAGTGGCACAAATACTGGGCCGCGTTACAGGGGTGGTGCTATTAGCAATGGCGGCACTTTGAATGTAAAAAACAGTACATTTACTAATAATGCAGCAGATTATGGTGGAGCTATTGCTAATTGGGGTAAATCATCCGTTAGCGACAGTATTTTCATAGGGAATAATGCAAGCACCGTAGATGAAAAGTTAGCTTACTATGGCGGAGCTATTTATAATAAAGGTACTTTAACTGTTACAGGCAGCAATTTTACAGGTAACCTTGGAGATTACGGCGGCGCTATTTCAAACTTATATGGTTCTAATACGACTGTATCAGGCAGTACCTTCAAAAATAACGGAGGAAACCTTTATGGTGATGCAGTTTACAATAGGGGCAAATTGATCATGCATTTCTGCAGCTTTATAGGAAACCATATTGAGGGGTGCCCTCCTGAAGACATATACAACGATGATGGTTCGGCTGATGTCAGATACAACTGGTGGGGCTCCAATACAAGTCCATCAGAAAGAGTCTATTATGATGCAACTTTTAGTCCATGGCTAGTTTTAACTGTAACTGCAAGTCCTGGTAGTGTTAAAGCTGGAGGGGTGTCAACCATAACTGCGGACTTATGTCACGACAGTAAGGGCACTTATCATGATCCTGCCGGTGGATATGTTCCAGATGGGATAAAAATGAATTTAAGTGCAACATTGGGAACTTTAGGCGGCAAATCATTATCTACCATTAATGGAACTGCAAAAACTACTTTTAAAGGCGGATCAACAGGGGGCATTGCTAAAATTTTAGTTAAAGCGGACAGTCAAACTGCATATAAATATGTCACGGTAGACATTGCTCCGCCAAAAATAGCTTCAACCAGTCCCAAAAATAAAGCTGCAGGTGTTTCAAGAACAGGTACCATTAAAATCAAATTCAGTGAAAATATTAAAACAGGTGTGGACTGGTCTAAAATCTATGTGAAAAACAAGTATGGAAAAAAAGTTGCAATCAGTAAATCAATTTCAGGAAACTATCTCTATATTAAAACAACATCTAAAAGATACAGTTACTCATATTACGCAGTTTACATTCCAGTATCAGCAGTAAAAGACTATGTGGGGAATAACCTTACTAAATACTACACATTTAAATTTAAAACAGGGAAATACTAA